Proteins from a genomic interval of Corallococcus macrosporus:
- a CDS encoding CocE/NonD family hydrolase produces MTFHRRGLVAALALFSLAGPAFAQGQATPPKPPADPEAERAAYLRSHYTKYEVRIPMRDGVKLFTAFYVPNDASPQKRYPVLLTRTPYSVGPYGAGRYPKGMATQAFEKDGFIFAFQDVRGRYLSEGEFVNVRPHRDSKRGKDVDESSDTYDTIEWLVKRVPNNNGKVGLWGISYPGFYSSAGAIDSHPALKAVSPQAPIADWFWDDMHRHGALNLQLAFNFFAAFGRPRPTLTDEVEWKPYDFGTPDAYQFFLDLGPVANVEPQHFKGDVAFWKDIVAHPNYDAFWQARNLLPHLKNIKAAVMVVGGWYDTEDLYGPLRTYAAIEKQNPGISNTLVMGPWPHGGWMRGEGTSLGDAEFGFPTSTTYQDLALAFFKQHLKGGPDAAVPEALVFEGGANRWRQLDAWPPKGTKETRLYFQPQGALTFQAPKAAQASFDEYVSDPAKPVPYTTDLSPGWSKTYMTEDQRFASRRPDVLTYQTAPLTQDLTLAGPLEAELWVSTTGSDADWVVKLVDVNPGKMPGWTKEQEQSGERNRGSQQTLVRGEPFRGRFRDSYSQPKPFTPNEVTKVKFVINDVFHTFQRGHRLMVQVQSSWFPFIDRNPQTFVPSIYEAKPTDFVRAMHRLHHTAAQPSALKVNVLPALDE; encoded by the coding sequence ATGACCTTCCACCGCCGTGGCCTCGTGGCCGCGCTCGCGCTGTTCTCCCTGGCCGGTCCCGCCTTCGCGCAGGGCCAGGCCACACCGCCCAAGCCCCCCGCGGATCCGGAGGCGGAGCGCGCCGCGTACCTCCGGTCGCACTACACGAAGTACGAGGTGCGCATCCCCATGCGCGACGGCGTGAAGCTCTTCACGGCCTTCTACGTCCCCAACGACGCGAGCCCCCAGAAGCGCTACCCCGTGCTGCTCACGCGCACGCCGTACTCGGTGGGCCCGTACGGCGCAGGCCGCTACCCCAAGGGCATGGCCACGCAGGCCTTCGAGAAGGACGGCTTCATCTTCGCCTTCCAGGACGTGCGCGGCCGCTACCTGTCCGAAGGCGAGTTCGTCAACGTGCGCCCCCACCGCGACAGCAAGCGCGGCAAGGACGTGGACGAGAGCAGCGACACGTACGACACCATCGAGTGGCTGGTGAAGCGCGTGCCGAACAACAACGGCAAGGTGGGGCTCTGGGGCATCTCCTATCCGGGCTTCTACTCGTCCGCGGGCGCCATCGATTCGCACCCCGCGCTCAAGGCGGTGTCGCCGCAGGCCCCCATCGCGGACTGGTTCTGGGACGACATGCACCGGCATGGCGCCCTCAACCTGCAGCTGGCCTTCAACTTCTTCGCCGCCTTCGGCAGGCCGCGTCCCACGCTCACCGACGAGGTGGAGTGGAAGCCCTATGACTTCGGCACCCCGGACGCCTACCAGTTCTTCCTGGACCTGGGCCCGGTGGCCAACGTGGAGCCCCAGCACTTCAAGGGCGACGTGGCCTTCTGGAAGGACATCGTCGCGCACCCCAACTACGACGCCTTCTGGCAGGCGCGGAACCTGCTGCCGCACCTGAAGAACATCAAGGCGGCGGTGATGGTGGTGGGCGGCTGGTACGACACGGAGGACCTCTACGGGCCGCTGCGCACGTACGCCGCCATCGAGAAGCAGAACCCCGGCATCTCCAACACGCTGGTGATGGGCCCCTGGCCGCACGGCGGCTGGATGCGCGGCGAGGGCACGTCGCTGGGGGACGCGGAGTTCGGCTTCCCCACCAGCACCACGTACCAGGACCTGGCGCTGGCCTTCTTCAAGCAGCACCTGAAGGGCGGCCCGGACGCGGCCGTGCCGGAGGCGCTCGTCTTCGAGGGCGGCGCCAACCGCTGGCGCCAGTTGGACGCGTGGCCGCCCAAGGGCACGAAGGAGACGCGCCTGTACTTCCAGCCCCAGGGCGCGCTGACGTTCCAGGCGCCCAAGGCGGCGCAGGCCTCGTTCGACGAGTACGTGAGCGACCCGGCGAAGCCCGTGCCGTACACGACGGACCTGAGCCCCGGCTGGTCCAAGACGTACATGACGGAGGATCAGCGCTTCGCCTCGCGCCGGCCGGACGTGCTCACGTACCAGACGGCGCCGCTGACCCAGGACCTCACGCTCGCGGGCCCGCTGGAGGCGGAGCTGTGGGTGTCCACCACCGGCAGCGACGCGGACTGGGTGGTGAAGCTGGTGGACGTGAACCCCGGGAAGATGCCCGGCTGGACGAAGGAGCAGGAGCAGTCCGGCGAGCGCAACCGGGGCTCGCAGCAGACGCTGGTGCGCGGGGAGCCGTTCCGCGGCCGCTTCCGCGACAGCTACTCCCAGCCCAAGCCCTTCACGCCCAACGAGGTGACGAAGGTGAAGTTCGTCATCAACGACGTGTTCCACACCTTCCAGCGCGGCCACCGGCTGATGGTGCAGGTGCAGTCCAGCTGGTTCCCCTTCATCGACCGCAATCCGCAGACCTTCGTGCCCAGCATCTACGAGGCGAAGCCCACGGACTTCGTGCGCGCGATGCACCGGCTGCACCACACGGCGGCCCAGCCCAGCGCGTTGAAGGTGAACGTCCTGCCCGCGCTGGACGAGTAG
- a CDS encoding ADYC domain-containing protein, protein MKASFTTLRRWCLAVGMVTALGAEADPPPVNSAQGTQLHGSERFETVNIPLDSFETATSPAGFTCTKSALMFGGRLVGMQSCPGANPPLWFLEGPGLVGATFRAPFEGRSVKLTVEEARCHESITGPAVACTTQNLADGKAFWEYRVTAATEDTLSQPLCPTGSGFALTAPHAWSTGGELLPNSEYFTFACAAKNEGTASQPFFVGGGVIAKCIDWGYAPWASGSFTQAVAQEYHQLCTRMAAADYCGEGRSNTLDGTPLKFMGPQDAILLNAGNLPATLEGYSLEAVWKVDDCGDVRPLCLGKKRWDTLPLEATCVNRKLLLAPRATRPCESINLSSYANATLLVSYSLFIDRSLVTFKDANNTYVTTTAVTVDQVTLEGGKNVTGISLDMDANGVADATPYTALRKEGPILSPKLPANIRARMSNFIKPLYRCADGTGRYLLTDKSTCDGVPGYFLKVLNGDQGIEGFVYSSVDVTSTGQRRPLKLWRSLTVPGAFATSTQPPAGFVFVRELGYLPAVGQLPGRDL, encoded by the coding sequence ATGAAGGCGAGCTTCACGACGTTGCGGCGGTGGTGTCTGGCGGTGGGGATGGTGACGGCCCTGGGCGCGGAGGCGGATCCGCCGCCGGTGAACAGCGCGCAGGGCACGCAGCTGCACGGCTCGGAGCGCTTCGAGACCGTGAACATCCCGCTGGACTCCTTCGAGACCGCCACTTCGCCCGCGGGGTTCACGTGCACGAAGTCCGCGCTGATGTTCGGCGGGCGGCTGGTGGGCATGCAGTCCTGCCCGGGCGCCAACCCACCGCTGTGGTTCCTGGAGGGGCCCGGCCTCGTGGGCGCGACCTTCCGCGCTCCCTTCGAGGGGCGCTCCGTGAAGCTCACCGTCGAGGAGGCCCGCTGTCACGAGAGCATCACGGGGCCCGCCGTCGCGTGCACGACGCAGAACCTGGCGGACGGCAAGGCGTTCTGGGAGTACCGCGTGACGGCGGCCACGGAGGACACCCTGTCCCAGCCGCTGTGCCCCACGGGCAGCGGCTTCGCGCTGACGGCGCCCCACGCCTGGTCCACGGGCGGCGAGCTGCTTCCCAACTCCGAGTACTTCACCTTCGCCTGCGCGGCGAAGAACGAGGGCACCGCGAGCCAGCCGTTCTTCGTGGGCGGCGGCGTCATCGCCAAGTGTATCGACTGGGGCTATGCGCCCTGGGCCTCCGGGTCGTTCACGCAGGCCGTCGCGCAGGAGTACCACCAGCTGTGCACGCGCATGGCCGCGGCGGACTACTGCGGCGAGGGCCGCAGCAACACGCTGGATGGGACGCCGCTGAAGTTCATGGGGCCGCAGGACGCCATCCTGCTGAACGCGGGGAACCTGCCGGCCACGCTGGAGGGCTACTCGCTGGAGGCCGTGTGGAAGGTGGATGACTGCGGCGACGTGCGGCCGCTGTGCCTGGGCAAGAAGCGCTGGGACACGCTTCCCCTGGAGGCCACGTGCGTGAACCGCAAGCTCCTCCTGGCCCCGCGTGCGACGCGGCCGTGCGAGTCGATCAACCTGTCTTCGTACGCCAACGCGACACTGCTCGTGTCCTATTCGCTCTTCATCGACCGGTCGCTGGTGACGTTCAAGGACGCGAACAACACCTACGTGACGACCACCGCGGTGACGGTGGATCAGGTGACCCTCGAAGGCGGCAAGAACGTGACGGGCATCTCCCTGGACATGGACGCGAACGGGGTGGCGGACGCGACGCCGTACACCGCGCTGCGCAAGGAGGGGCCCATCCTCTCCCCGAAGCTGCCCGCCAACATCCGCGCGCGCATGAGCAACTTCATCAAGCCGCTGTACCGGTGCGCGGACGGCACCGGGCGCTACCTGCTCACGGACAAGTCGACGTGTGACGGCGTCCCCGGGTACTTCCTCAAGGTGCTCAACGGGGACCAGGGCATCGAGGGCTTCGTGTACAGCTCCGTGGACGTCACCAGCACGGGCCAGCGCCGGCCGCTGAAGCTGTGGCGGTCCCTAACGGTTCCGGGCGCTTTCGCCACGTCGACGCAGCCTCCGGCCGGGTTCGTCTTCGTCCGGGAGCTGGGCTACCTGCCGGCGGTGGGACAGCTGCCGGGACGGGACCTCTGA